The genomic segment GGTGCAACAACCATCGGACGTGACTTAGGCCCCCGCTGTGCCGCACGGCTCCATACCGGATTGACCGCCGACACCACGCACCTCGACGTCGATACTGAAAAATATAAGGAATTCCTCCGCACCAGCTCGACAATGGATGTCGAAAAGACACCCTTTAAGGTAAACACCAACTTGAAGATGACCCGTCCGGCGTTCGGCGGTCACTTGATGGCAACGATTGTGTGTCCCCGCTTCCGCCCGCAGATTGCAACCGTGCGTCCCGGCGTTATGAAGAAGCAGGATTTTGATTCTGCAAAAGCGGCAAAGACCGTAATTGAAAAGCCGAAAGTTGAACTTTCCAAGGCCGATATCACTGTCGATATCCTCGAAATCAAGAAAACCGCAAAGAATATCGTAGACTTGATCGGAGCAAATGTGGTTGTTTCCGTCGGACGAGGTATCGGTAAGGATCACAAAGCGGGTATCAAACTGGCTGAAGATTTGGCTCAGGCGCTCGGCGGCGTTGTCGGGGCTTCCCGTGCCGTTGTTGACTCCGGCTGGATGGATGCAAACCATCAGGTTGGACAGACCGGTAAAACCGTACATCCGCATATCTATGTGGCAGTCGGTATTTCAGGAGCAATTCAGCACCTTGCCGGTATGCAGGATTCCGAGTACATCATCGCGGTCAACAAGAATCCCGATGCACCGATCTTCGGTGTAGCCGACTACGGTATTGCAGGAGACCTGTTCAAGGTACTTCCGATGCTGACCGAAGCGGTTAAAGCGGCAAAAGGCAGCCTGTAATTTTTAAGCTGTGATGCAAAAAGCCTGTTTTTCCTCTGTGGAAGAACAGGCTTTTTTTAGTAATAATCGGAGGAGGTGGCAACGCCCCTATCAATTTCTTGATACTTATCACGTATATTCGACCTGTTCGATAACTTCGTTGTTGAACAGGTTTATTATTATGTTTAATCCGTAGGGAAAAATAGTATGCCGAAAAAACTAACACTCCCTATAGCACTTGTTATACGTATTAACACGTGTTATAATAATAGTATAAGGTGCTACTTATGACGGCAAACGAGATTATAAAACTATTAAAAAAAGCAGGTTATGAAATTATTGCCGGAGCAAAACACGATAAGGCAATTCATAAAGAAACAGGTAAAATGATAGCAATACCTCGTCATAAAGGCGATATTCCGGTAGGAACTGCCCATAACATTCTAAAAGCAGCGGGCTTAAAATAGCTAAAGGAGCGTAAAATAAAAGCCGTATAAATAGCACGGCTTTTATTTACCCTAGTTGCTCAAGTGCAAACTAGTATATCATCTGCACGTTCTCACTTCGTTGCGAACGTGCGTAAAAAGTCAATCGAAAGTTGACACTTTCTTCTTGACTTTTTATGGGAGAGCTTAATATGAAATATACATATCCTGTTATGTTTGAATACGATGACGGAAAAATAAGTGTAAAAGTTCCTGATATTCCCGGCTGTTTTACATTTGGAGACACAATCGCTGAAGCAATAGAGATGGCAGAGGATGCTATGGCTATGATGCTCGCTCATTATGAAGACCATCACCAAGTGATACCAAAGCCGAGTGATATATCAAAAATAAAAATAAAAAACGGATTTGTGAATTATGTAATAGCCGACACTGATGCTTGGCGTAAACAGTTTTCTGAAAAGCC from the Treponema medium genome contains:
- the acrA gene encoding acryloyl-CoA reductase electron transfer subunit beta, producing the protein MAYDSKDTEAFKGVWVFCEQRNGEILNTSFELLSEGRKLADELKGELCGVVLGKGIKEDALKNLGGYGADKVYYCEHDLLADYTTDAYTKVITALVQDKKPEVFLIGATTIGRDLGPRCAARLHTGLTADTTHLDVDTEKYKEFLRTSSTMDVEKTPFKVNTNLKMTRPAFGGHLMATIVCPRFRPQIATVRPGVMKKQDFDSAKAAKTVIEKPKVELSKADITVDILEIKKTAKNIVDLIGANVVVSVGRGIGKDHKAGIKLAEDLAQALGGVVGASRAVVDSGWMDANHQVGQTGKTVHPHIYVAVGISGAIQHLAGMQDSEYIIAVNKNPDAPIFGVADYGIAGDLFKVLPMLTEAVKAAKGSL
- a CDS encoding type II toxin-antitoxin system HicA family toxin; the protein is MTANEIIKLLKKAGYEIIAGAKHDKAIHKETGKMIAIPRHKGDIPVGTAHNILKAAGLK
- a CDS encoding type II toxin-antitoxin system HicB family antitoxin; amino-acid sequence: MKYTYPVMFEYDDGKISVKVPDIPGCFTFGDTIAEAIEMAEDAMAMMLAHYEDHHQVIPKPSDISKIKIKNGFVNYVIADTDAWRKQFSEKPVKKTVTIPAWLNYKAEEAGVNFSQELQNALKQRLQIAL